From the genome of Prionailurus bengalensis isolate Pbe53 chromosome D1, Fcat_Pben_1.1_paternal_pri, whole genome shotgun sequence:
AGGAGGATCCAGTTGGGAAAGCACTTTCAATTCCTGCTCCCGGACACTATTCCCATCCATGCTCCTATGTGGCCCTTTGCAGTAGCCCTGCCAGGATTGTAACTATTAACCCCCCTCAGAGAACTTAAGCAACTTGGCTGACAGGCAGACAGTTCTGGCTGTGTTccagctgtttcttttttctctccatggGGAAGTGCTCACATCTGTGCCCTTGCTCCCACATTCCAAGACCCAGCTGCTTACCTCCCAGTCATCCCTGCCTGACAGGAGGAGGCAGTTCAGTTGAGACTTGAGATAAACCTACAAAACCAAGAGGGGCCATAAGGAGCTAGGGACACTGGAACGGAAACGTGGCTTGGGGCACACAAGGCAGCCAGCTCTCACCTTATGCTCTAGACCCCGTGGATTCCGGATCCTGTGCACCCTCAAGACTCTGTCCAAGCCACAGGAGGCTAGTAGGGGCTTTGAAGGGTGGCACTGTAATCCTCGGACACTGCCTGCCAGTCCCTTCAGACAGCCCAGTAGGCGtcctggaggagagggggaggcatCAGCACTAGCCGGCCAGCCAACAACCATTGTTTACCGTTTCAAGTCGCTTTATGTTTCAATATTTATATCTCAACATAAGGTGGGGACAGGAGTTGtcattaatatttccattttacaggtggaggAGCTAATGTCACAGAGAACtgaagtaatttgtccaagacCCTACAGCTTCTGgtgaaccaggatttgaacccaggcaattgGCACCTGAATGAGGGCTCCACCATGCCACTGTACCCCCTCAGAGGGAATCttgcccttcctcccacctcttcccCTCCTGCAGGGCTCCCTAGTCCACTCACCTTGCCGAAGGTCAATTTCTGCCAGCTGCCCATGAGTGTTGCCCACGATCACTGAACTAAGGAGGAGACCAGAGGTGGGTGGGGTCAGCAGGAGCCTCCTAGAGTCCTCTCCGAGCCCCACTCTGTGTCCTCTCAACACTTACTTGCCCCCGGGAGTGAGGGTCATGGCCGTAAGTGGATACTCTCCATAGGTGGCCTCTAGGACTGGCCGACGCTGGGGAGAGGCTGGATCGTAGACACGGACCTGGAGAACACCGAAGCATCACGAGAGCACCCTCACGCCACATACCCGTCCCTGGATTGTCCGTATCTTCACGCCCTCCTTCATACACTGCTTTCTTATGACCCACTCTTAGAGAAACTTTCTCATCTGAAACGTACCCCCCTCTTGCTCTGAGTGTCAGGGAAGAGTGGGCAGAGGAGATCTGCTTAGGGAGAGAGGTCCCCCAGGTTAGGGGGGGTGACAGCATTTCCAGGGTCCACATGTGTGGGCATTCCACCCCTCCATACTCCCATCTTGGCATGAAAAGGCAAGCCAGTCCAATCTTCAGAGACTACTGAATTTCAGGCAGAGAAATTTAGCCTGAGCAACAGAGGGGAGAGTAAGCCCTCACAGTGTGTTTTGAACAGCGACATATCCCCAAGATCAGATTTCAGTATGCAGGAGCAAAGGAAATGGGACAAACACAGGGACCCAGTCCTGCCGGGATCTtaggacttcatttttttttttttcaacgtttatttatttttgggacagagagagacagagcatgaacgggggaggggcagagagagagagggagacacagaattggaaacaggctccaggctctgagccatcagcccagagcccgacgcagggctcgaactcacggaccgcgagatcgtgacctggctgaagtcggacgcttaaccgactgcgccacccaggtgcccctgggatctTAGGACTTCAAATGAGGCCAGCTGTAAAGATCTCCAGTCGGGCCCACCCGCCCTCCCTCCTATAAAGCTGAGCTGAGGAggcgcctggaaggctcagtcggttgagcgtcagactttggctcaggtcatgatctcgtggtccttgagttcgagccctgcgtcgggctctgtgctaacagctaggagcctggagcctgcttccgattctgtgtctccctctctctctgcccctcccctgctcatgctctgtctgtctctgtctcaaaaataaataaaaacattaaaaaaaaaaaaaaaaaagccaaggagcCAAGGATGCAGAGGAGTGGGTCAGGCCTGGGTCCCAAAGCAAATCAGAGGCTGCATCAAGACCAGAACCCAGTTCCCCTGACACCCAACCCAGTGTCCTCTCATGACACCTGGACCGTGGGATTCTACTGTGAAAGAAGCAgaattctcccttcttctctcctcctttccacaTTGGAAGCGAAGGAAGGGTCACAGTTCAGAAAACTCATCCTACAATGTACCAGAAGGTCTCTGGCTCAGCCATGGGGCTGGGATGGTCGGGGGCCGGGgagcggggggggtgggggggaatgctccctctgggagctcagagacagaggatgaaggTCGGCCTGTGCCACCAGGCAGGTTGTTTCGTTGTTTCTCTAGGAGGCTGCTTAAGCCCCGGAGGAGGTAGAGGTGGGGCAGTACCTCACCTGATGGTACCCTGTGCAGGTGACAAGCTTCTGAGATTCAGGAAGGAACTGTATATCTTGATCCCAGATGGGAACCCGCAGGTCGAGCCAGTCGTTCCGTACCTGGTGGGGTGGATAGAGGGGGGACAGGTTGCAGGAGGGCTCACAGGCCCTGTCCTTCAGCTCTTCATCATCATCCCCCAACTCAGTGGCCTCAGCCTCCTTGaacctcagccccagcccctcccaccactgTCACTCACATTCTTGGCCCTGAACACAGGCTCCTCCGACCCCTGTAGGTCCCACACCTTCAAAGCATTCTCTTTCCCACCCGTGGCAACCACGTGCGGGCGTGCTGGGTCTTGGCGCATCCTGCACACCCCAGGACCCACACACAGCTCCAGGAGCTGAAAGAGACAGGAGATGAGAGTCAGTTCCGGAGTCCTTAATCCTATTCCcccatgggaatgcaagctggtgcagcagccactctggaaaacagtacgaaggttcctcaaaaaactaaaaatagaactaccctatgacccagcaattgcacgactaggtatttatccaagggatacaggtgggctgttttgaaggggcacatgcacccccatgtttatagcagcactatcaacaatagccaatgtatggaaagagcccaaatgtccatcgatggatgaacaggtaaagaagatgtggtatagatacacagatagatagatagatacaatggagtattactcggcaatcaaaaagaatgaaatcttgccgttggcaatgacatggatggaactggagggtattacgctaagtgaaattagtcaaagagaaatatcatatgacttcactcatatgaggactttaagagacaaaacagatgaacatcagggaagggaaacaaaaataatataaaagcagggaggggaacaaaacagaagagactcataaatatggagaacaaactgagggttactggaggggttgtgggaggcggggaggggctaactgggtcaggggcactaaggaatctactcctgaaatcattgttgcactatatgctaactaatttggatgtaaattaaacaacaacaacaacaacaacaaaacaaaacaaacaaacaaacaaacaaaaaaccctcttcCCCCAAAGCCCTCCCTCGGTTCCTACCCGGGCCCTCATCTTCCCCATCACTGGCAGGGCAGGGGAGCCTTACTGGGTCAGAGGATGCTTCCTTGTCATTGTTACGCCAGACCCGGACAACCCCAGAATCCACACATGTGATGAGGGTGCTGTGGGCAGAGGGAGGTTagagtaaacaacaacaacaacaaaaagtaagtAAGTATGAATTTCAAGTGTTCTCTGGGCCCTAGTCAACCCACCCCCAGATTCACATTAACTAGACTCCCTCCTCCCATGTTTGTTATTTAATATCCTCAACGGGGGATGGTTTCTCAGTTTTGTAAGTGAGGAAACTCAAGCTCTGAGAAGTGTAAAAAGATTTGCCCACACAGCTCTAAATGTCAGAACCAGAGCTGGAAAGTCAAGCGTGTGATGCTCCAGAGCAGAGTGCCTTTGCTATTATCTGGGGGCAGCCGGCCCTGCCGGTTTTTCTGAACCTTGGGTGGGTCACCAGGGGCCAGGATCAGTAGCTCTGAAAGAGCTGAAGTGGGACTGGTCTCACGTTCGGGTCTGGCCAAAGTCAAACACTAGCTTCTTCTCTCAAGTTCCCTGTTTGGCATTCCAGACACTAAATGTCAATCTCTCCCTAAaacacacaccccctccccaagcAAGCCTCCCCCAGGATCTGTGTAAAGCCCGAGCCTATGTTCTTTTTCACAtctgcccaccctccctgcctcgGTTCAGGCTGTAGCGGTGCTTGCCTGGGCTTCGGCAAGAGGTTCTCAACCACTCTTTCCAACCCATTCTCCACACACCCCTCCTCGCTCAAAACCACCTGCAAAGTCATAAGTGCAAATCTCTCAGTCTGACGCTGAAAGGCCTTCACATTTAATCACTACCTACCTTGCCCATCTTGTACTAAAACGCGCCCTCGGTTTCCACCCCCAAATGCTGTTTACCTTGCCTGAAATTACCATGTAGCCTGACACCAATCCTTGGCCTCAGCCCAGGCAGCAGTCTCTTTCTGAAACGCGCTTACTCCTTTCTCCTCTTGTCAAAATTCTACCCATCCTTCATGGCTCAGTTCAAGTGACTCACCTACACAGGCACTTCGACTAGTCAGTTTTCAGAACACCATCAAACCCACACAGCCTGTTCACAGCCTTCTCCCTCCTTGGAAGAAAGCTACCCCCAGTTACTTAACCACTAACACTTTCCTATCCTTTCCTTTGAGAACTTCACCGTATCATTGGTGGTTGTTAGTCTCCATTTTCAAACATACTCTAAACTATTCAGTGACCTGCTCAGGGTCATCCAAAAAGCTATGGAGCCAGGAAAAATACCCTTGATGCAAACTCATGAAGGCAGGTACTGCACGTGTCTGGTTTGCCTGCAGCCTTTGCATTTCGTCCAATGCCTATTAATAAGCAGGTATTCAATAGCACCTGGCCTGTCACTCAGCCCAGGCTGGGGTCCCTAAGGGTTGATTGCCCAATATTCGGCAGTCCCGCGAGAGCCTCCACGCTGTCCCTACGACCTGAGCGTTCAGCGAGGGGCTCGGTCTTACCCGTCGACCTGGGCGAGGCCTCGGAACGTGCCCTCCCCGCCGGGGCAGTGCTTGTGGCCCTGGAATCTGCCCTCCTCGGTGCTGAAGTACCTCACTGTTTTGTCGGCGCAACCCATCAGGATCTGCGGGCAGAAGAGGGCAGGATGGCGACCAGAGCGAGGCTGCCGCACCGTAGATCCCCCCCAGCTCGGGACCGACCAGCGGCCGCTCACCTGAGTCTCGCCGCCCGCGCCCCAGCACAGGGCGCTCACCGCCTCCTCGCGCCGCGGCTGTCCTGCCGCCGTGAAGTTCGCCGCCTGTTTGCGCTGAAGGTTCACCCCTGCGGGAGGCGGGCGTCAGTCGATCCGGGGTCGCGAGCgagggacaccccccccccttcccgaTGCTGGGCCCGGCCACCCACCTTTCAGGATCCCGGTCTCGGTGCCCACCCACACATGGTTCCAGCGTGCCCCAGTAGCCCCCATAACGGAACCCAGCAGCCCACGGCTCGCACTTCCGGCGCAGCGTTGCGTCACCAGCGCGCCGCGTTTGATCCGGATGAACGCCGTCTCTTGCAGTTTAAAAAGCCGGAAGAAGGGCGCTTGGCTGGCTGGGTGGAAGGAGTTCGTGACTTTTGATCTCCGTATCGTAAGTTCtaaagccccacgatgggtgtagcgatcacttaaataaatacaaacttaaaagaataagaaagagaagagtaAAGATCCCCTGGTCCCCTGCCTTCTGCAGCTGGTTTTGCTTTACGAACTCTGGGGGTGCTGGTGGAGATCTGGAGAGTAACTTGACAGTTGTGTACTTGGAGTGGAAGGCGCCTCCCTGCTCCAAAGCATCGTGTAATATGTTTTCTGTACAAGACAAGAAAGACGAGcacactttagaaaaaaaaaaaaaaaatcactgaggcGCATGGCTTCAACCTCGAGCGTAAAAGCCACAAACCGACGAAGGATGGGGAAAATGAAACCGATGATCTTAAAATAGAAACCTAGAAAGTGGAGGTAGCTGCGTCTTTTTTATTTCCTCGCATTGAGGTTTGGTGATGGTAAAAAACATCAGCTCCAACTGAGAATAAAACTGCAAAATTAACAGTATTTCTCCCAGGTACAAGCTGCTGCTGCATAAATGTAACCACCCTTCCTGTGAATGACTACAATTTTATTACAGAGGTTTTGTTCTCTGAGATTAGAGTACCAGAAATTTGCCCGTTTAAAATTTTATCAGTAAGAAATAAAGCATCGCACTCTTGCCTGCACAAGGCCTCACAGAGAAGCAGCCTCGATTTCCAGCTCAGCTGCAGAGCTGTGAATGAGGGTTCTGAGCACAACATTCCACACTTATGCAAACGTTATTACCAAGGTAACAAGCACGATGTCTACTTCACAGGGTACACTGGATATTGACCCCTTTGTCTCCCCTCCACAGTCCTAGTTTGTATTGAGCCTATTACAACATTAAATCAAATCTAAACTCCACCTTAACCTTAAAAGTCTTTCTTTAAATTACTCCTTTATTTTGCGAGACGTCCCCTTTGTTGGTGGGCGGTTTCCTCTCATTGTAAACTCGGGGATATATCTGGGGTTTAGGCTAGGCTGGGCCGGCCCCCCCGGGAGTTCCCCTTTATAATCCAGGATAAAACAAACCTGCAAATCGTTTTTGAACCCTTTAAAGAACACATTTTCTAAAagtgcaagagaaaaaaagttgctaCTCCAGCTCCCAGACCGAGAAAGTTATTTTACCAAATAGAAACTGCCTTGGGGAGAAACACATCGATACCAGGAAAACAATTTCTGCACGCAGAGTAAGAAACAACAGGGATCATTCTCAAGTTACTTGCTTGTATCAGAACGCTCCCCGCTGAGCaatatattattcttattaaCGTTAGTACACTTCCATCTGACAAAGACAGAGCACCGCCGGCGGAAAAAACACAGAACCCGAAAAAGACTCCAATTTTTGAGTTATCAGCGCGGAGCCcatggggaaggcagagagagagaaagggggcgcGCGGAGCccatggggagggcagagagaaagagaaaaggggcgCGCGGCGCGAGCGAGCTCACAAATTAGGTAAGTCATAACTTGGGTTAAAACCAACGAAAGTGTTTAACAGCCCCATTGGCTtagtatatttaagaaaaaccACCACTCCCTTTCAAACCAGAgctaaaagactcttaaaaaaccATGTTCTTTTTTTAGAAACCATTAGTGTTCCCCCAAAAGGGGGTGCACCGTTCCTGGAAGTACTGCAATACCAGGTCGATGCGTGGAGTGGACGGAGCAAGCTCCTATTCCATCTCCTAATTCcaaaaatccatttaatataTTGTCCTCGGATAGAGGACGTATCAGatattaaactgataagaacagatactacacttgatcttagccaaaaggccgagaagcgataccGTTGCAACCGGCTCCTGGCAACCCTTACCCTTCCTATAGCTTTTACGATTGTGGCGATTTCTATGACATAATGATTAGATTACCTTGAAATATGTAATACTTCTTAAGTTCAACGTCTCATTATCTTTCCTTTATAATAAtagctagatttttttaaaaaaagatcttaaatagTGGTCTTTGCTGCATTGCCTGCCTGTACTGACTCCGCGTGTTTTACATAACCCCGCCCTGccaatgattttctttcttgggatTGGTCCACATACAAGTCTGGATTTCAATATGGGCGTGGTCTCTGCCTCCCAGACTCGGGCCAGTCTCCCCGCCTGCAGGCCGTGCGGCGCTCTCGGTGAGTGGGTGGAAGGCGTTTCGGTAGGTGGTGGCGCCCTTCCCCGGGACGTTTGTTTATCGATCCCAAGTACAGGCTTCGGAGTCCGAAGAACTGGATTGGGATCCCTGCTCGCCAGTTCCTGACTTGATGACATAAGGCCGGTTGCTTGGAATCTTTTTCTGTTAACTGGGGACTAATAACGCGCTTATACGGCGGTAGTGAGAACCCAGTTGAGGTTGGGCTTTAGGGCTGCATTCCCCTCTCATTCTAGGGCTCCCCTCCCTTCCGCGCCTCCTCCTTGACTGTACCATCCACCCCCAAACCACTTACATCTTGCCGTTTACGACGCATCGTCCACCGTGCGCCCTTCACACAAGGGAAGAGATGCCCAGAGAAAGGCGTTTTGGAGGGTCCCGATTCCTAAACCCAGGTGGGAGAGACAGGCTGAGGCCAGTGTAGATAAAATGTAAACGAAGCAGTTCTTTTGTAGGCTCAAGGCGAAGTCCGGCTGTATGAAAAGGATTGATGATCAGGCCGGAGCTGAGAAAGGACTTGAGGTCCCGTTTCCTTGGaaagtatattaatataaatgtggagcgtttttttttgtttgttttgttttgttttttgttttttttttaatgtggaacgTTCTGTTGGAAATCTCCTTCACTGAAGCTCTACGCCCGGGCTGGAAATAGAGGCCGTTGTCTCTGTGTCAAGGTGACTAGGTGGGACCTTCTGTTCTCACTGACAGGCTTTCAACTAGCAAAATTTCTATAATCTATGATTTTAGAGAGCAAGGCTCTCAGCATTGTGTCCCTGATGCTAATAATAAACAGGGAGTTTGTAAAGGTTCCCATATGTAAATCCAGAGCCTCCAGGGAGGGCTGAATTAAGGAGGTGTGGCCGGTAGAATACTGCCCCCAATAAAGATACTCCCGTGCTAATTCTCAGAACCTCTCAatgtgttaccttacatggcaaaaggtactttgcagatgtggttaaaTTAAGAGTTGGGGGAAGGAGAGTTTATCTGGGATTATCTAGTGGGTGCCTGTAATCACAAAGGTCCTCATCAGGGTCAGAGGGGGGCAGGAGCCAGCGTCAGAGTGATGGAGCACGTATAAGGTGGATGAGCCATtgctagctttgaagatggaaggaggTCATCAGATggatgtgggcagcctctagcagctggaaaaggcaaggaaacagattctctgtCTTAGAGCCTCCAGAACGGAATGCAGTCCTGCGGACCCAGCTTGATTTTAGCCCACTGAGACCTGTTTTGGATATCTGACCTCCAGGACTGTAAGATAGTAAGTTGttatgttttaagccactgagtttgtggtaattggtTTCAACAGCAATAAAAACCAATACAGGGGCAAAAGCAGCGTTCAGTTTCTTTCCATCTGAACCTTCTCCAAATTCTACTGGACCCAACCTCGGGCGAGGCCACAGGCCCCTAGCTGAGCGGGCTTCACCTTCTGCCCCAGGCTATGTACAGCCAAGCATCCCAGAACACAGATCTGGTGGCCCGTGCTTCCTCAGGTCGGTCTGCAGTCAGCAGCAGCCCTGTTCCTCCTCTGAAGCCAAGGCAAGTGGGGAGTGGCTCCTTTACCCTCAGTCCGCTGTTACCCTGCCCCTTTCTATACAAGTATGGGAGACTGACAGTGCAGGCACCATAAGAACTTGGAAATTAACCTTTGCTCCTGGGAGGCCATGTGTCCATTTGATTATGCTTATGGAGCACATACTCTACAATGATAAAATCAGACAGGACCTTTGGCTTCGTGAGTTCGTGGTCTACTGGGGAAAACTGGGAGAAGGCTCCTGTGATTCTCCAGGCAAGAGCTGGAGGGGATTTGGGCAGGGTGGCTGTGATGGCAGAGGTGGAGGGAAGTGGGAGGGATCACAGAGAATCACTGGCTTTGATGACAGGCAAAGTGAGGCCAAGGGAAGAGCATTCTTTCCGTgtgcatacattttaaatttgatgtcttgggggcacctgtgtggctcagttggttaagcttctgacttctgctcaggtcatgatctcgctgtttgtgggttcgagccccgcattgggctctgtgctgacagctcagagcctgagcctgtttcggattctgcgtctccctttctctctgcccctcccttgcttgcgttttgtctctcaaaaataaacattgaaataataaaataaatttgatgttttgttttcacaaaacTGACACACTATACATTGTCACACGTTCAAAGGCTTATAACATCCCCCCcccataaaatgttttaatggtaCTTTTCTTGTTTATAAATTGATTAAACAATTTTAGACTTTCtattcgtgtgtgtgtatgtgtgtgtgtgtgtgtgtgtgttcttaagAAATGgtataaacttggggcgcctgggtggctcagtcggttgagcgtctgacttcagctcaggtcacgatctcgtggtccgtgagttcgagccccgcgtcaggctctgggctgatggctcagagcctggagcctgcttctgattctgtgactccctccctctctgcccctcccccgttcatgctctgtctctctctgtctcaaaaataaataaatgttaaaagaaatattaaaaaaaagaaatggtataaacttaaaaatcagcACAATATAGAGCATGT
Proteins encoded in this window:
- the WDR74 gene encoding WD repeat-containing protein 74 isoform X2 — encoded protein: MGATGARWNHVWVGTETGILKGVNLQRKQAANFTAAGQPRREEAVSALCWGAGGETQILMGCADKTVRYFSTEEGRFQGHKHCPGGEGTFRGLAQVDGTLITCVDSGVVRVWRNNDKEASSDPLLELCVGPGVCRMRQDPARPHVVATGGKENALKVWDLQGSEEPVFRAKNVRNDWLDLRVPIWDQDIQFLPESQKLVTCTGYHQVRVYDPASPQRRPVLEATYGEYPLTAMTLTPGGNSVIVGNTHGQLAEIDLRQGRLLGCLKGLAGSVRGLQCHPSKPLLASCGLDRVLRVHRIRNPRGLEHKVYLKSQLNCLLLSGRDDWEDQPQEPQEPKTAALEDTETDELWASLEAAAKRKLPDLEQTQGALQTRRRKKQRPGSTST
- the WDR74 gene encoding WD repeat-containing protein 74 isoform X1, with the translated sequence MGATGARWNHVWVGTETGILKGVNLQRKQAANFTAAGQPRREEAVSALCWGAGGETQVSGRWSVPSWGGSTVRQPRSGRHPALFCPQILMGCADKTVRYFSTEEGRFQGHKHCPGGEGTFRGLAQVDGTLITCVDSGVVRVWRNNDKEASSDPLLELCVGPGVCRMRQDPARPHVVATGGKENALKVWDLQGSEEPVFRAKNVRNDWLDLRVPIWDQDIQFLPESQKLVTCTGYHQVRVYDPASPQRRPVLEATYGEYPLTAMTLTPGGNSVIVGNTHGQLAEIDLRQGRLLGCLKGLAGSVRGLQCHPSKPLLASCGLDRVLRVHRIRNPRGLEHKVYLKSQLNCLLLSGRDDWEDQPQEPQEPKTAALEDTETDELWASLEAAAKRKLPDLEQTQGALQTRRRKKQRPGSTST